In a genomic window of Corynebacterium choanae:
- the treY gene encoding malto-oligosyltrehalose synthase has translation MKQQQVLTATYRLQLRGPAAGSPADRFTFADAEAVIPYLAKLGISHIYLSPICTAPPSSSHGYDVVDPTTINPELGGMEGFTALVATARQHNLGVIIDIVPNHVGVAEPWRNQWWWDVLTFGTDSEYEQYFDIDWREDNGAGGKLGLPVLGADGIDAVTFDTVADQPVLRYHEHVFPIRPGTKAESPQATLHQQSYQLLNWDSGTIGYRRFFSVNDLAGIRQELPQVFEHTHRLLRELVARDLIDGVRVDHPDGLADPFEYLRRLREVIGDERLLVIEKILSVDEPLDPRLNVDGTTGYDALREFDGIFISREAESPLSMQALALSGSPWDGAAVQALEQALKREVAAEELAAEVTRLARACRRDNFSTAGRSVSDEQLKDTIVELVAAMPVYRADYISLSRVRSSVIAEMTRAFPSRRDALDLIAAALIAGGEASVRFAQVCGAVMAKGVEDTTFYRACRLVALQEVGGAPGRFGVGPAEFHLLQKERLRLWPQAMTTLSTHDTKRSEDVRARIVAFTDDPEAFINMVETVMAVSPPPDKATGYFLLQNLLGLWPADRTAVQDIAERMNAYAVKAIREAGVHSTWTAVDSDFEQAHLDWLGQLLHGPVTEVIADYVDGLVPAAQMISVGRKLLQLCAPGLPDIYQGTEFFDHSLVDPDNRRPVNYDERAAALSVVEQDCRIDAAGLIAPEDAPAIRVGMQLVEGDDKGCCETVVARFQATPEHGRWPLLTQAPDAVKQLVTFAALKVRRALPAVFMQGAYQPLFAIGPADAQVVGFARCAVDTGVPQVIACSVRRPQALARLGGWGNTTVSLPAGRWCDQLTGTVYEGTIDCAILFQLLPVALMVRLDTADE, from the coding sequence ATGAAGCAACAACAAGTTTTGACTGCCACCTATCGTCTGCAGCTGCGCGGGCCGGCAGCTGGTTCGCCGGCAGATCGGTTTACTTTTGCCGATGCCGAAGCGGTAATCCCCTATTTGGCGAAGCTGGGGATTTCTCATATCTATTTGTCGCCGATTTGTACCGCTCCCCCGTCATCGAGCCACGGCTACGATGTTGTCGATCCGACGACGATCAATCCGGAGCTTGGGGGAATGGAAGGGTTCACCGCACTGGTGGCTACCGCTCGGCAGCATAACCTGGGGGTGATTATTGACATCGTGCCTAACCATGTTGGTGTCGCCGAACCATGGCGGAACCAGTGGTGGTGGGATGTGTTGACCTTTGGAACCGACTCTGAATACGAACAGTATTTTGATATTGACTGGCGGGAAGACAACGGCGCAGGTGGCAAACTTGGGCTGCCAGTGCTCGGCGCTGACGGGATCGATGCGGTCACCTTCGACACGGTCGCCGACCAGCCGGTGTTGCGATATCACGAACATGTGTTTCCTATTCGCCCCGGCACGAAAGCCGAAAGTCCACAGGCGACGTTGCACCAGCAAAGCTATCAGCTGTTGAATTGGGACTCCGGCACGATCGGCTATCGGCGTTTTTTCTCTGTGAATGATCTCGCCGGTATTCGTCAGGAACTTCCGCAGGTGTTTGAACATACTCATCGACTGCTGCGGGAACTCGTTGCCCGGGATCTCATCGACGGGGTACGAGTCGATCATCCCGACGGGCTTGCCGATCCGTTTGAGTATTTGCGCCGGCTGCGGGAAGTCATTGGTGATGAGCGGCTGCTGGTAATTGAAAAGATTTTATCTGTCGATGAGCCATTGGATCCGCGTCTCAACGTGGACGGCACAACTGGCTATGATGCGCTGCGCGAATTTGATGGTATTTTCATCTCCCGCGAAGCAGAGTCGCCGTTATCGATGCAGGCGCTGGCATTATCGGGTTCCCCGTGGGATGGTGCCGCGGTGCAGGCGCTCGAACAGGCGTTGAAACGGGAAGTTGCAGCGGAAGAGCTCGCTGCCGAAGTTACCCGGCTTGCCCGGGCTTGTCGCCGGGATAATTTCTCAACTGCCGGCCGGTCGGTCAGCGACGAACAGCTCAAAGACACCATTGTCGAACTGGTGGCGGCGATGCCTGTGTATCGGGCGGACTATATTTCTTTGTCTCGGGTGCGTTCCAGTGTTATTGCCGAGATGACTCGGGCGTTTCCTTCCCGGCGCGACGCTTTAGATCTTATCGCTGCAGCACTCATCGCAGGCGGGGAGGCGAGTGTACGGTTTGCACAGGTGTGTGGTGCGGTCATGGCTAAAGGCGTGGAGGACACCACGTTTTATCGGGCTTGTCGGCTGGTGGCGTTGCAGGAGGTTGGTGGGGCTCCGGGACGGTTTGGGGTAGGTCCGGCAGAGTTTCATTTGTTGCAGAAGGAACGGTTGCGGCTGTGGCCGCAGGCGATGACCACCTTGTCGACGCATGACACGAAGCGTAGTGAGGATGTGCGGGCTCGGATTGTGGCGTTTACGGATGATCCGGAGGCGTTTATCAATATGGTGGAGACGGTGATGGCGGTGTCGCCGCCACCAGATAAGGCCACCGGCTATTTTCTGTTGCAGAATCTGTTGGGTCTGTGGCCTGCTGATCGGACAGCGGTGCAAGATATTGCGGAACGGATGAACGCCTATGCGGTCAAAGCGATCCGGGAAGCGGGGGTGCATTCGACGTGGACGGCGGTGGATTCCGATTTTGAGCAGGCACATCTTGACTGGTTGGGGCAGTTGCTGCACGGTCCGGTCACTGAAGTTATTGCCGACTATGTGGATGGGCTTGTTCCTGCAGCGCAGATGATATCGGTAGGCCGGAAGCTGCTGCAGCTGTGTGCCCCGGGGTTGCCGGATATTTATCAGGGCACCGAGTTTTTTGATCACAGTCTTGTCGATCCGGATAATCGGCGCCCGGTCAACTATGACGAGCGGGCAGCTGCGTTGTCGGTGGTTGAGCAGGATTGCCGAATCGATGCTGCTGGTCTCATCGCCCCAGAGGATGCGCCTGCGATCCGGGTGGGCATGCAGCTGGTCGAGGGTGATGACAAGGGTTGTTGTGAAACGGTAGTTGCTCGGTTCCAAGCCACCCCGGAGCATGGGCGGTGGCCGCTTCTTACGCAGGCACCTGATGCGGTGAAACAGTTGGTGACGTTTGCCGCGCTAAAGGTGAGACGCGCCCTGCCGGCGGTGTTTATGCAAGGCGCCTATCAGCCGTTGTTTGCTATTGGACCGGCAGATGCGCAAGTGGTTGGGTTTGCCCGCTGCGCCGTGGACACAGGGGTACCGCAGGTGATTGCGTGTAGTGTGCGGCGTCCACAAGCGTTGGCACGTCTCGGCGGATGGGGGAACACGACAGTGAGCCTTCCTGCCGGACGCTGGTGTGATCAGCTCACCGGTACTGTCTATGAGGGCACCATTGACTGTGCGATCCTATTTCAGCTGCTGCCGGTGGCTCTCATGGTGCGGTTGGATACCGCAGATGAGTAA